A single Actinomadura algeriensis DNA region contains:
- a CDS encoding SseB family protein: MATVADAWRPTSELERRLHESVRAGDQEGYFRVLAEAELVLPVPPDAVDDVLANTAQPTWPTQEEDGRVHVLAYTSAAAMRACLGPAYRHFMTLRFGDIAQSWPDAAWWLAVDVPGHGVDAVLPIEARLPSWFVRQVAEGDGRPPRVGRPGAGTDGPWEELRGQHRDLPRETRRPDFQPANDVERELLRAAANNDHDLFLQTLAGTEVLLPVPEDTDYSLRPGRPGFPWQTRDVDGATVVPVFTSPERLIEAARAAGTGTEYIRLPFTVALRYWPHPDWQLAINSGSPAGGTVQAQQLPGLATWADQRAAQRMTDGFEPQNEIEQRLFDAARRRDTDTFYKILLGAQVLVPAEPDTPWGIAPDDPGFPWQPVNVHGRTSVQVFTSLKWMNDALSSSRFVMPTLLDMVSAWPDTAWTFVLNPGTPIDASMPGDQVRGLSGRALPETPATPPSAATPPPPDAPAVPVAPPVPAADDPSATATDALDTRVAPGGPPPEHTGTPTMPTAFGNPPEVRPENAPPHAPGPDRAAPSDETPEHGPLHGPSEDDRPRGLPGRTAGAPDATGTDHPPATPVQQGATTGPDRAPASNEPEYAWPPHTGEGPPSAPGTAVDAEGAPLGSSEQAAPETPVLAPGPHGLPSHAAEASAQATDGPQHATSAPGLPSDTGEGVDLTKTGPPAMPGSTENPWPGQNPAAPEAIGPEHGRPEHIAETRADQPQHGTPEPGPAPEAPLHGIPGHAAGTPDQTTDGPRHATSAPGLPSDTGEGFGLTEAGHSAMPGSAENAQAGQTLAGPGAIGPDAPLHALPSHTAGPPDPASTDRPATPGAPTATPAQGSDGPQPGTSAPGLPSDTGENFGLAETGRPLTPGAPGDPVQATDGAPQGQNPAAPGVGGTEHERPEHTAETRADQPQHGTPEPDPARDARLRGLASHAAGTPGITGTEPGAPTTPAQGSDGPRHATSAPGLPSDTGEGFGLAETGRPLTPGAPGDPVQATEPATPGQPPVAPAGTGVDALGPQHGTFEHGPAGDARLHGVPNDVGGNADPTGAGLPTTPETPSISAPASDGPPRGTSELGTTGETEEARLRELPNGDAVVPSPAGTGRPAAFGTPGDTASGTDAPRPGTFEPGPPSDTGEGSGLAETGRPATPEAPSDAAVTGPAGTGRPAAFGTPSVPAPGTDGPRQGTSEPGPPSDIAPVTGGSEQGTSEQATENARPEPSPAAPPGIGAVGAQYGQTGTTGEAEHERPGDVAEAQTADGTSELGSGGETEDARLRGLSRHAPEAPEPAGTPGGEPDREATSNGTGYEWPGHTAEGSAHGPHDRTSEHGPFGTDERERPAHDVGAQALESHAAGTSDPAGIGRPVPPGAPSVPVQASEGARHGTSEQPAEPSAPGDAGLPNPGGEAPVGPQTHMDAADGTGAPELRAVPEAEPAFEPGNRIDQELYDATLAGDSDAFLRILLNANVLVPIPEGAPLEVTPIQRDFRWDAALRDGAAVQVFTSLVRLREILPDARFVYADFRELIGVWPHADWAMLLNPGTRIGASLRGEQVRALSEWTLRVGLVQARQEAPLPPPRQPEPEPESQQHPDPRPVPRPVADPDDRVSQLAIMQKVVPHGHVAWYLDQGYDRVGGFVHLTSDVAELQTPAQLYEALGLLYEDSPFAPGDEGVYVIRWPAYCPDVYRVPFGGASEAEMAAWGESGWVVERAPFDGTGFAPGSVGSIREFKVDSIRLPYGSEMYYLAPDRSERFVAMYDPDRLGWLRPEASTEGWDGRTEAAQ; this comes from the coding sequence GTGGCGACCGTGGCCGACGCGTGGCGACCCACGTCGGAACTCGAGCGCCGACTGCACGAGAGCGTACGGGCCGGCGACCAAGAAGGCTACTTCCGCGTCCTCGCGGAGGCCGAGCTGGTGCTGCCCGTCCCGCCGGACGCCGTCGACGACGTCCTCGCCAACACGGCGCAGCCGACGTGGCCCACCCAGGAGGAGGACGGCCGCGTCCACGTCCTGGCCTACACCTCCGCCGCGGCGATGCGCGCCTGCCTCGGCCCCGCCTACCGGCACTTCATGACGCTGCGGTTCGGCGACATCGCGCAGAGCTGGCCGGACGCCGCCTGGTGGCTGGCCGTGGACGTCCCCGGGCACGGCGTCGACGCCGTACTGCCCATCGAGGCGCGGCTCCCCTCCTGGTTCGTCCGCCAGGTGGCCGAAGGGGACGGACGCCCGCCCCGCGTCGGCCGTCCCGGCGCGGGCACCGACGGGCCGTGGGAGGAACTCCGCGGGCAGCACCGCGACCTCCCCCGCGAGACCCGGCGGCCCGACTTCCAGCCCGCCAACGACGTCGAACGCGAGCTGCTGCGCGCCGCCGCGAACAACGACCACGACCTCTTCCTGCAGACGCTCGCGGGCACCGAGGTGCTCCTGCCCGTCCCCGAGGACACCGACTACTCGCTGCGTCCCGGCCGCCCCGGCTTCCCGTGGCAGACCCGCGACGTCGACGGCGCCACCGTCGTCCCCGTCTTCACGTCCCCCGAACGGCTCATCGAGGCCGCCCGCGCCGCCGGGACCGGCACCGAGTACATCCGGCTGCCGTTCACCGTCGCGCTCCGCTACTGGCCGCACCCCGACTGGCAGCTCGCGATCAACTCCGGTTCCCCCGCGGGCGGCACCGTCCAGGCGCAGCAGCTCCCCGGCCTCGCCACCTGGGCCGACCAGCGCGCCGCGCAGCGGATGACCGACGGGTTCGAGCCGCAGAACGAGATCGAGCAGCGCCTCTTCGACGCCGCGCGCCGCCGCGACACCGACACCTTCTACAAGATCCTGCTCGGCGCGCAGGTCCTCGTCCCCGCCGAACCCGACACCCCGTGGGGCATCGCCCCCGACGACCCCGGGTTCCCTTGGCAGCCGGTCAACGTCCACGGCCGCACGTCCGTCCAGGTGTTCACGTCGCTGAAGTGGATGAACGACGCGCTCAGCTCGTCGCGCTTCGTGATGCCCACCCTCCTCGACATGGTGTCCGCGTGGCCCGACACCGCGTGGACGTTCGTCCTCAACCCCGGCACCCCCATCGACGCGAGCATGCCCGGCGACCAGGTGCGCGGGCTGTCCGGCCGCGCCCTCCCCGAGACGCCCGCCACTCCCCCGTCCGCCGCCACGCCCCCGCCGCCGGACGCCCCCGCCGTCCCCGTCGCCCCGCCCGTCCCCGCCGCGGACGACCCGTCGGCGACGGCGACCGACGCCCTCGACACCCGCGTGGCCCCGGGCGGGCCGCCCCCCGAACACACCGGCACCCCCACGATGCCCACCGCGTTCGGCAACCCGCCCGAAGTCCGGCCGGAGAACGCACCGCCGCACGCGCCCGGACCCGACCGCGCCGCACCGTCCGACGAAACCCCCGAACATGGACCGCTGCACGGGCCCTCCGAGGACGACCGGCCGCGCGGGCTCCCGGGCCGCACCGCGGGAGCGCCCGACGCCACGGGCACCGACCACCCGCCCGCGACCCCGGTGCAGCAGGGCGCGACGACCGGGCCCGACCGAGCCCCGGCGTCGAACGAGCCCGAGTACGCGTGGCCGCCGCACACCGGCGAAGGCCCGCCGTCCGCCCCCGGCACGGCCGTGGACGCCGAGGGCGCCCCGCTGGGCTCGTCCGAGCAAGCGGCACCCGAGACCCCGGTGCTCGCCCCAGGGCCGCACGGGCTCCCGAGCCACGCCGCCGAAGCTTCCGCCCAGGCGACCGACGGCCCGCAGCACGCGACGTCCGCACCCGGACTGCCGAGCGACACCGGCGAAGGCGTCGACCTCACCAAGACCGGCCCCCCGGCCATGCCCGGCAGCACAGAGAACCCCTGGCCCGGACAAAACCCCGCCGCCCCCGAGGCGATCGGCCCCGAGCACGGACGCCCGGAACACATCGCCGAAACACGGGCAGACCAGCCACAACACGGAACCCCCGAACCCGGCCCCGCCCCGGAAGCACCCCTGCACGGAATTCCGGGCCACGCGGCCGGAACCCCCGACCAGACGACCGACGGCCCCCGGCACGCGACGTCCGCACCCGGACTGCCGAGCGACACCGGCGAGGGCTTCGGCCTCACCGAGGCCGGCCACTCGGCCATGCCCGGCAGCGCGGAGAATGCCCAAGCCGGACAAACCCTCGCCGGTCCCGGTGCGATCGGACCGGACGCACCCCTGCACGCACTCCCCAGCCACACCGCCGGGCCGCCCGACCCCGCAAGCACTGACCGTCCCGCCACACCGGGCGCGCCGACCGCCACGCCCGCTCAAGGGTCCGACGGCCCGCAGCCAGGGACGTCCGCACCCGGACTGCCGAGCGACACCGGCGAAAACTTCGGCCTCGCCGAGACCGGCCGACCCCTCACACCGGGCGCGCCGGGCGACCCGGTTCAGGCCACCGACGGCGCCCCGCAGGGACAGAACCCTGCTGCTCCCGGTGTGGGCGGCACCGAGCACGAGCGTCCTGAACACACCGCCGAAACGCGGGCGGACCAGCCACAACACGGGACGCCCGAACCCGACCCGGCCCGAGACGCGCGCCTGCGCGGACTCGCGAGCCACGCGGCCGGAACCCCTGGCATCACGGGCACTGAACCGGGCGCACCGACCACTCCCGCGCAAGGATCCGACGGCCCCCGGCACGCGACGTCCGCACCCGGACTGCCGAGCGACACCGGCGAAGGTTTTGGCCTCGCCGAGACCGGCCGACCCCTCACACCGGGTGCGCCGGGCGACCCGGTCCAGGCAACAGAACCCGCCACGCCCGGACAGCCCCCCGTCGCCCCTGCGGGAACCGGCGTAGACGCGCTCGGACCGCAGCACGGGACGTTCGAGCACGGCCCGGCCGGGGACGCACGGCTGCACGGAGTTCCGAACGACGTCGGAGGGAACGCCGACCCCACGGGCGCCGGGCTACCCACCACGCCAGAGACGCCGAGCATCTCCGCTCCGGCAAGCGACGGCCCCCCGCGGGGAACGTCCGAACTCGGCACGACCGGGGAAACCGAAGAAGCACGGCTGCGCGAACTCCCGAACGGCGACGCCGTCGTCCCCAGTCCCGCAGGCACCGGCCGGCCCGCCGCGTTCGGGACACCGGGCGACACCGCTTCGGGAACCGACGCCCCCCGGCCTGGGACGTTCGAGCCCGGACCGCCGAGTGACACCGGCGAAGGCTCCGGGCTCGCCGAGACCGGCCGGCCCGCCACACCGGAAGCACCGAGCGACGCCGCCGTCACCGGCCCCGCAGGCACCGGCCGGCCCGCCGCGTTCGGGACACCGAGCGTCCCCGCTCCGGGAACCGACGGCCCCCGGCAGGGAACGTCCGAACCCGGGCCGCCGAGCGACATCGCTCCGGTGACCGGCGGCTCGGAGCAAGGGACGTCCGAGCAGGCAACCGAAAACGCCCGGCCCGAGCCGAGTCCCGCTGCACCTCCGGGGATAGGCGCGGTCGGAGCCCAGTACGGGCAGACCGGGACGACCGGAGAAGCCGAGCACGAGCGTCCCGGAGACGTTGCCGAAGCGCAGACGGCGGACGGGACGTCCGAACTCGGCTCCGGTGGGGAAACCGAGGACGCGCGGCTGCGCGGACTCTCGCGCCACGCCCCCGAAGCACCCGAGCCCGCAGGCACGCCGGGGGGCGAGCCCGACCGCGAGGCGACGTCCAACGGGACCGGGTACGAGTGGCCGGGGCACACCGCCGAAGGTTCGGCGCACGGGCCGCACGACCGGACGTCCGAGCACGGCCCGTTCGGGACGGACGAGCGCGAGCGCCCGGCGCACGACGTCGGAGCGCAGGCACTCGAGAGCCACGCAGCCGGGACCTCCGATCCTGCGGGGATCGGTCGGCCCGTCCCGCCGGGGGCGCCGAGCGTCCCCGTGCAGGCGTCCGAGGGCGCGCGGCACGGCACGTCCGAGCAGCCGGCGGAGCCCTCCGCGCCCGGCGACGCGGGGCTGCCGAACCCGGGGGGCGAGGCGCCCGTCGGTCCGCAGACCCACATGGACGCGGCGGACGGCACCGGCGCGCCCGAGCTGCGGGCCGTGCCGGAGGCGGAGCCGGCGTTCGAGCCCGGCAACCGGATCGACCAGGAGCTGTACGACGCCACGCTCGCCGGGGATTCGGACGCCTTCCTGCGGATCCTCCTGAACGCGAACGTCCTCGTCCCGATACCGGAGGGTGCGCCGCTCGAGGTCACGCCGATACAGCGGGACTTCCGCTGGGACGCCGCGTTGCGGGACGGCGCGGCGGTCCAGGTGTTCACGTCGCTGGTGCGGCTGCGCGAGATCTTGCCGGACGCCCGGTTCGTCTACGCGGACTTCCGTGAGCTGATCGGCGTGTGGCCGCACGCGGACTGGGCGATGCTGCTCAATCCGGGGACGCGGATCGGCGCGTCGCTGCGGGGCGAGCAGGTGCGGGCGCTGAGCGAGTGGACGCTGCGCGTCGGGCTGGTGCAGGCGCGGCAGGAGGCGCCGCTTCCGCCACCCCGGCAACCGGAGCCGGAGCCGGAGTCCCAGCAGCACCCTGACCCTCGTCCCGTTCCGCGTCCGGTGGCGGATCCGGACGACCGCGTGTCGCAGCTCGCGATCATGCAGAAGGTCGTGCCGCACGGGCATGTCGCCTGGTATCTCGACCAGGGGTACGACCGTGTCGGCGGGTTCGTGCATCTGACGAGCGACGTGGCCGAACTGCAGACACCCGCGCAGCTGTACGAGGCGCTGGGGCTCCTCTACGAGGATTCCCCGTTCGCGCCCGGCGACGAGGGCGTCTACGTGATCCGGTGGCCCGCGTACTGCCCGGACGTCTACCGGGTGCCGTTCGGCGGCGCCTCCGAGGCGGAGATGGCCGCGTGGGGCGAGTCCGGGTGGGTCGTCGAGCGGGCGCCGTTCGACGGGACCGGGTTCGCGCCGGGCAGCGTCGGCTCGATCCGCGAGTTCAAGGTGGACAGCATCCGCCTGCCGTACGGGTCAGAGATGTACTACCTCGCCCCCGACCGTTCGGAGCGGTTCGTGGCGATGTACGACCCGGACCGGCTCGGCTGGCTGCGGCCCGAGGCGAGTACCGAGGGCTGGGACGGACGGACGGAGGCCGCGCAGTGA
- a CDS encoding TrmH family RNA methyltransferase: MTSLVPVTDPADPRLSDYVRLRDVNLRKSLEAEHGLFVAEGEKVIRRAVAAGHPVRSLLMARRWAEPLADLLDGLPAPVYVADDAVLEQIAGFQVHRGALASMARLPLPSVDTVVAGARRILVLEDLVDHANVGSIYRCAAALGIDAVVLSPRCADPLYRRAVKVSMGAVFAIPYARMTNRRDDLAKLRASGFRLLALTPDQASTPLDTAPMGDRVALMLGSEGDGLSSHWLDEADERVCIPMSAGALANGVDSLNVTAAAAIACHALLRA, from the coding sequence ATGACCTCCCTGGTCCCCGTCACAGACCCCGCGGACCCGCGCCTGTCCGACTACGTCCGGCTCCGCGACGTCAACCTCCGCAAGAGCCTGGAGGCCGAGCACGGACTGTTCGTCGCCGAAGGCGAGAAGGTCATCCGCCGCGCGGTCGCCGCCGGACACCCCGTCCGGTCCCTGCTCATGGCCCGGCGCTGGGCCGAACCCCTCGCCGACCTCCTCGACGGCCTGCCCGCCCCCGTCTACGTCGCGGACGACGCCGTCCTCGAACAGATCGCCGGATTCCAGGTGCACCGCGGCGCGCTCGCGTCCATGGCGCGGCTCCCCCTCCCGTCCGTCGACACCGTCGTCGCCGGGGCCCGCCGCATCCTCGTCCTGGAAGACCTCGTCGACCACGCGAACGTCGGCTCCATCTACCGATGCGCCGCCGCCCTCGGCATCGACGCCGTCGTCCTGTCCCCGCGCTGCGCCGACCCGCTCTACCGCCGCGCCGTCAAAGTGTCCATGGGCGCCGTCTTCGCGATCCCCTACGCGCGCATGACGAACAGGCGCGACGACCTCGCGAAGCTGCGCGCGTCCGGCTTCAGGCTCCTCGCCCTCACCCCGGACCAGGCGTCGACCCCGCTCGACACCGCCCCGATGGGCGACCGCGTGGCCCTCATGCTCGGCTCCGAAGGCGACGGGCTGTCGTCCCACTGGCTCGACGAGGCCGACGAACGCGTCTGCATCCCGATGAGCGCCGGCGCCCTGGCCAACGGAGTCGACTCGCTCAACGTCACGGCCGCCGCCGCGATCGCCTGCCACGCGCTGCTGCGCGCCTGA
- a CDS encoding substrate-binding domain-containing protein has product MSGRHRSDFPEGDDGWDPSKPVFGPANDGSSDWFGARNPQSPPPGQGQGGAPGAGRSGETPEWFVQSPSSEQPVQGGGYGGPSASGGYGTGRPEASGGYGQSGGGYGEGEPPGSSGSGAYGQPGRSGGPGSAGYTTPGASGGYAAPGAGATGGHRAPQGRPPESSPLAGTGYSEYDSIRSSDETPTGFFGGRAGGSGGASGEYGGGSGEYGGGSGGSGGSGEYGGSGGYEYGRKRKRKRSRKGALIGPLAGAIVLVVLLGGGVYAFAQSGGGCGDDAMTLSVAAAPDIQPVVVKAASRFNDTGHEVSGKCVQAHVKSAEPSTVATLLSGQGVAAGDEERPDVWIPDSSLWLSRAAGEDGKSDVTSSTSVAKSPIVIGMPSTLAQQLQQNGVTSTPSWDNLLKAAGGVAGGAVTKNQMIPAGSVRLYVPDPMKNAAGMGSLMITNTLLANDPNRESIFTGIVRTVRESQVPTVDAQFEQFGKGQGGGKQPISLSSEQALWAYNQTKPKVSAVALYPIEGTLSMDYPYAVTTQDAGAQEAAKLLEETLGDSQTQEDLQAAGFRTSDGKAPAAFGEQSGVSQARPRQLPMPKGEEINGVMQAWAKLTLGLRMLTLIDVSGSMAEMVDENTNRLQAIGAVSQGGLGMMSDDTEMGQWLFSTNMKNGAPYEVTVPMGPLGERIGSNTRRNRILSVLSKMRPNPTGDTALYRTMLDAYEKMSKTFKPEFGNSILLLTDGKNDDPEGPTLQETLKQLKAMRDPNKPIQVNMIGFGPGVDRNELEQIGEATGGGVAVAQTPEDIQKIFLQMLSRRMA; this is encoded by the coding sequence ATGAGCGGACGTCATCGCAGTGACTTCCCCGAGGGGGACGACGGGTGGGACCCGTCGAAGCCCGTGTTCGGTCCGGCGAACGACGGATCGTCCGACTGGTTCGGCGCCCGGAACCCGCAGAGTCCACCACCCGGGCAGGGGCAGGGCGGCGCGCCCGGTGCCGGCCGGTCGGGTGAGACGCCCGAGTGGTTCGTGCAGAGCCCGTCGTCCGAGCAGCCCGTCCAGGGCGGTGGCTACGGCGGTCCTTCGGCCTCGGGCGGCTACGGCACCGGACGGCCCGAGGCGTCCGGTGGGTACGGGCAGAGCGGCGGCGGGTACGGCGAGGGCGAACCTCCTGGATCGTCCGGTTCGGGCGCCTATGGCCAGCCCGGACGTTCGGGCGGTCCCGGCTCCGCCGGGTACACGACTCCCGGCGCCTCGGGCGGCTACGCGGCCCCCGGCGCCGGCGCGACCGGCGGGCATCGCGCGCCGCAGGGACGGCCCCCGGAGAGTTCGCCGCTCGCCGGTACCGGCTACAGCGAGTACGACTCGATCCGCAGTTCCGACGAGACCCCGACCGGGTTCTTCGGCGGACGGGCGGGCGGTTCGGGCGGCGCGTCCGGTGAGTACGGCGGCGGCTCGGGCGAGTACGGCGGCGGCTCCGGCGGGTCGGGCGGATCCGGGGAGTACGGCGGCTCGGGCGGCTACGAGTACGGCCGCAAGCGCAAGCGGAAGCGGAGCCGGAAGGGCGCCCTGATCGGGCCGCTGGCCGGGGCGATCGTCCTGGTGGTGCTGCTGGGCGGCGGCGTCTACGCGTTCGCGCAGAGCGGCGGCGGCTGCGGCGACGACGCGATGACGCTGTCGGTGGCGGCGGCGCCCGACATCCAGCCGGTGGTCGTGAAGGCCGCGAGCCGGTTCAACGACACGGGCCACGAGGTGTCCGGCAAGTGCGTGCAGGCGCACGTGAAGTCGGCGGAGCCGTCGACGGTGGCGACGCTGCTGTCCGGGCAGGGCGTGGCGGCCGGTGACGAGGAGCGCCCGGACGTGTGGATCCCGGACTCCTCGCTGTGGCTCTCGCGCGCGGCGGGCGAGGACGGCAAGAGCGACGTCACGTCCTCGACGTCGGTGGCCAAGAGCCCCATCGTGATCGGGATGCCCTCGACGCTGGCGCAGCAGCTGCAGCAGAACGGCGTGACCTCGACGCCGTCGTGGGACAACCTGCTCAAGGCGGCGGGCGGCGTCGCGGGCGGCGCGGTGACCAAGAACCAGATGATCCCGGCCGGTTCGGTGCGGCTGTACGTCCCGGACCCGATGAAGAACGCGGCGGGCATGGGCTCGCTGATGATCACCAACACGCTGCTGGCGAACGACCCGAACCGCGAGTCGATCTTCACCGGGATCGTCCGGACGGTCCGGGAGAGCCAGGTCCCGACGGTGGACGCGCAGTTCGAGCAGTTCGGCAAGGGGCAGGGCGGCGGCAAGCAGCCGATCTCGCTGTCGTCGGAGCAGGCGCTGTGGGCCTACAACCAGACGAAGCCGAAGGTGTCGGCGGTGGCGCTGTACCCGATCGAGGGCACGCTGTCGATGGACTACCCGTACGCCGTCACCACGCAGGACGCCGGCGCGCAGGAGGCCGCGAAGCTGCTGGAGGAGACGCTCGGCGACTCGCAGACGCAGGAGGACCTGCAGGCGGCCGGGTTCCGCACGTCCGACGGCAAGGCCCCGGCGGCGTTCGGCGAGCAGAGCGGCGTCAGCCAGGCCCGGCCGCGCCAGCTGCCCATGCCGAAGGGCGAGGAGATCAACGGCGTCATGCAGGCGTGGGCGAAGCTGACGCTCGGCCTGCGGATGCTCACCCTCATCGACGTGTCCGGTTCGATGGCGGAGATGGTCGACGAGAACACCAACCGGCTGCAGGCCATCGGCGCGGTGTCGCAGGGCGGGCTCGGCATGATGTCCGACGACACCGAGATGGGGCAGTGGCTGTTCTCCACGAACATGAAGAACGGCGCGCCCTACGAGGTCACGGTGCCGATGGGGCCGCTCGGTGAGCGGATCGGGTCCAACACGCGGCGGAACCGGATCCTGTCGGTGCTGAGCAAGATGCGCCCGAACCCGACGGGCGACACGGCGCTGTACCGGACGATGCTGGACGCCTACGAGAAGATGAGCAAGACGTTCAAGCCGGAGTTCGGCAACTCGATCCTGCTGCTCACCGACGGGAAGAACGACGACCCGGAGGGCCCGACGCTGCAGGAGACGCTGAAGCAGCTGAAGGCCATGCGGGACCCGAACAAGCCGATCCAGGTCAACATGATCGGCTTCGGCCCCGGCGTGGACCGCAACGAGCTGGAGCAGATCGGGGAGGCGACGGGCGGCGGCGTGGCGGTCGCGCAGACCCCGGAGGACATCCAGAAGATCTTCCTGCAGATGCTGTCCCGCCGCATGGCGTGA
- a CDS encoding sigma factor, with product MSGWPTFDRADDERSAHALASGDPAGLLQVMDRYAARLYDYCHALLRDRDAAAGALHDALVGASAQVSHLREPHLFRAWLYAIVRAECLRRLGDPARPVERHEAPEVEDGFLDEDELARRLEARRLVRGALSVLRGRERESLDLMLRHGLDTAEVGGVLDLDEPAAAELADVARARLDDALTAAHLLRTAPGVCPHLAHVAGTDGTGGDGGAWPLPAPVVRDLVRHVESCPACAPHVDRSLSAARLLGLLPVAMMPHDLRGRIMTTATDPAMAAEYAAVADRAGPFDEWGWPISGDRADGPGGAGDGPDGAGRGARRGLVPALAAGAAVVLVVLVAYVMIPDSSNENPLGARPGPSGTAAIAPAAPAASPTDSASPSQSASPSESPSPSATPSTTSASPSRSATPSRTPSRPTRPSRPSAPDEDDTPPSGTLQVGGGCTLHGAGDSCPIAVSAVGGTVTWSVGASSPLSASGGGTLQSGASDRAQVTLGGCSGPGSGAVTFSPGGASVQVSWTCEEHGGPDGQGTGG from the coding sequence GTGTCCGGTTGGCCCACCTTCGATCGCGCCGACGACGAACGGTCGGCCCACGCCCTGGCGAGCGGCGACCCCGCCGGCCTCCTCCAGGTCATGGACCGCTACGCCGCCCGCCTCTACGACTACTGCCACGCGCTGCTGCGCGACCGGGACGCGGCGGCCGGGGCCCTGCACGACGCGCTCGTCGGCGCGTCCGCACAGGTCTCGCACCTCCGGGAGCCGCACCTGTTCCGGGCGTGGCTGTACGCGATCGTCCGGGCCGAGTGCCTGCGGCGGCTGGGCGACCCCGCCCGTCCGGTGGAGCGGCACGAGGCGCCCGAGGTCGAGGACGGCTTCCTCGACGAGGACGAGCTGGCCCGGCGCCTGGAGGCCCGCCGGCTCGTGCGCGGTGCCCTGTCGGTGCTGCGCGGCCGCGAACGCGAGTCGCTCGACCTGATGCTGCGGCACGGCCTCGACACCGCGGAGGTCGGCGGCGTCCTCGACCTGGACGAGCCGGCGGCCGCGGAACTGGCGGACGTCGCCCGCGCCCGGCTGGACGACGCCCTCACCGCCGCCCACCTGCTGCGCACCGCACCGGGCGTCTGCCCGCACCTGGCCCACGTCGCCGGGACGGACGGGACGGGCGGGGACGGCGGCGCGTGGCCGCTGCCCGCACCGGTCGTCCGCGACCTCGTCCGGCACGTCGAGTCCTGCCCGGCGTGCGCCCCGCACGTCGACCGGTCGCTGTCCGCGGCGCGGCTGCTGGGCCTGCTGCCGGTCGCGATGATGCCGCACGACCTGCGCGGACGCATCATGACCACGGCCACCGACCCGGCCATGGCCGCCGAGTACGCCGCCGTCGCCGACCGGGCCGGGCCGTTCGACGAATGGGGCTGGCCGATCTCCGGCGACCGCGCGGACGGACCCGGCGGCGCCGGGGACGGACCGGACGGCGCGGGACGCGGCGCGCGGCGCGGCCTCGTGCCCGCGCTCGCCGCCGGGGCCGCGGTCGTCCTGGTGGTCCTCGTCGCGTACGTGATGATCCCGGACTCGTCGAACGAGAACCCCCTGGGCGCCCGTCCCGGGCCGAGCGGCACCGCCGCGATCGCCCCCGCCGCCCCGGCGGCGTCCCCGACGGACTCGGCGTCCCCGTCGCAGTCGGCGTCCCCGAGCGAGAGCCCGTCCCCGTCCGCCACGCCGTCGACGACGTCCGCGTCGCCCAGCCGGTCCGCGACGCCGAGCCGGACGCCGTCCCGCCCGACCCGTCCGTCCCGCCCGTCCGCCCCGGACGAGGACGACACGCCGCCGTCGGGCACGCTGCAGGTCGGGGGCGGGTGCACCCTGCACGGCGCGGGCGACAGCTGCCCCATCGCGGTGAGCGCGGTCGGCGGGACGGTCACCTGGTCGGTCGGCGCCTCGTCCCCGCTCTCCGCCTCGGGTGGCGGCACGTTGCAGAGCGGCGCCTCCGACCGGGCTCAGGTGACCTTGGGCGGTTGCTCCGGGCCGGGATCCGGGGCGGTGACGTTCTCGCCCGGCGGGGCGTCCGTCCAGGTGTCCTGGACGTGCGAGGAGCACGGCGGGCCGGACGGCCAGGGAACCGGCGGCTAG